A single region of the Melopsittacus undulatus isolate bMelUnd1 chromosome 10, bMelUnd1.mat.Z, whole genome shotgun sequence genome encodes:
- the ZNF512B gene encoding zinc finger protein 512B, translating to MADSYTYKGGRKTAGSHKPTASKESRTETRINPSAELPKLGNATSDKSEGRKKGRPKAENQALKDIPLPLMNQWKDEFKAHSRVKCPNAGCWLEFPSIYGLKYHYQRCQGGAISEKLTYSCSYCEAAFTSKTQLEKHRLWNHLDRPMPTSKAEHKVPKAIGKSSGKKRAAESSACPTIHPKQAKTDKAEAQDHNGQCLVESRESKEFHIAGAEAMAAATPTARSCSGKDTVQQGGSQASLQEEDPERMKHRRKQKTPKKFTGEQPSISGTFGLKGLVKAEDKAKAHRAKKLEGNTNEELKKKPLGAAVKKEAVVHPPAANPEDQWQRDISEKGEVACPTCSVITRKTIVGLKKHMDVCQKLQDALKCQHCKKQFKSKAGLNYHTMAEHVSKPVPVETTGLGEQEERERLRKVLKQMGKLKCPNEGCVANFSSLMGYQYHQKRCGKQLAEADKPVFSCPHCGKKYKSKAGHDYHVRSEHTAPVSPMDTSAVGPTPPMGDCRAAEPLGRTEPGKPPEEPEVKPEPGPIEDFERTPSGRIRRTSAQVAVFHLQEIAEDELAKDWTKRRMKDDLVPETKRLNYTRPGLPKLNPRLLENWKNEVKEKGRINCPNNCCEAIYSSVSGLKAHLANCNKGDHSVGKYCCLLCQKEFSSESGVKYHIIKAHSENWFRTSSEARSRKKSREQLPSSNEDKKQSTNGKKRGRKPKERPPEPSPKGRENPAAKTNHKKALEPWEGSRGSPDGDERGPKPLSQRKAGASN from the exons ATGGCGGATTCCTATACCTATAAAGGTGGAAGGAAAACTGCAGGATCTCATAAACCCACTGCCAGCAAGGAAAGCAGGACAGAGACAAGGATAAACCCATCGGCAGAGCTGCCCAAGCTTG GGAATGCAACCAGTGACAAATCCGAAGGCAGGAAGAAAGGACGACCCAAGGCTGAGAACCAGGCACTGAAAGACATCCCT CTCCCCCTGATGAACCAGTGGAAGGATGAATTCAAAGCCCACTCCAGGGTGAAATGTCCCAATGCAGGCTGCTGGCTGGAGTTCCCCAGCATTTATGGCTTGAAGTACCACTACCAGCGCTGCCAAGGG GGTGCGATCTCAGAGAAGCTGACATACTCATGCTCATACTGTGAAGCTGCCTTCACCTCCAAGacacagctggaaaagcatCGGCTCTGGAATCACTTGGATCGGCCCATGCCCACCagcaaagcagaacacaaaGTGCCCAAGGCCATTGGGAAGAGCAGTGGCAAGAAAAG AGCTGCTGAGAGTTCAGCTTGCCCCACCATCCATCCCAAACAGGCAAAGACGGACAAAGCCGAGGCCCAGGACCACAATGGCCAGTGCCTGGtggagagcagggagagcaaGGAATTCCACATTGCTGGAGCTGAGGCTATGGCAGCTGCCACCCCCACGGCCAGGTCCTGCAGTGGCAAGGACACGGTGCAGCAGGGAGGCAGCCAGGCCTCGCTGCAGGAGGAAGACCCCGAGAGGATGAAGCACA gaaggaaacagaaaaccccTAAGAAGTTTACGGGGGAGCAGCCATCGATCTCGGGGACGTTTGGACTCAAAG GGCTTGTCAAAGCAGAGGATAAGGCAAAAGCTCATCGGGCCAAGAAGCTGGAGGGGAACACCAATGAGGAGCTGAAGAAGAAacctctgggagctgctgtgaaGAAGGAAGCAGTTGTGCATCCCCCAGCAG CAAACCCTGAGGACCAGTGGCAACGGGACATCAGTGAGAAGGGAGAAGTGGCCTGTCCAACCTGCAGTGTTATAACCAGGAAGACTATCGTGGGGCTCAAGAAGCACATGGATGTGTGCCAGAAA ctgcaggatgCCTTGAAGTGTCAGCACTGCAAAAAGCAGTTCAAGTCCAAGGCTGGGCTCAATTACCACACCATGGCCGAGCACGTCAGCAAG CCTGTTCCTGTGGAAACCACTGGACTTGGTGAACAGGAAGAACGGGAAAGGCTGAGGAAAGTGCTGAAGCAGATGGGAAAGCTGAAGTGCCCCAATGAG GGCTGCGTGGCCAACTTCTCCAGCCTGATGGGCTACCAGTACCACCAGAAGCGGTGTGGGAAGCAGCTGGCCGAGGCCGACAAGCCTGTGTTCAGCTGCCCCCATTGTGGCAAGAAGTACAAGTCCAAGGCTGGCCACGACTACCACGTGCGGTCAGAGCACACGGCCCCGGTGAGCCCCATGGACACCTCTGCAGTGGGGCCAACCCCCCCCATGGGggactgcagagctgcagagcctCTGGGCAGGACAGAGCCAGGCAAG CCTCCGGAGGAGCCAGAGGTGAAGCCAGAGCCTGGTCCCATAGAGGACTTTGAGAGGACCCCGAGCGGCCGCATCCGTCGGACATCAGCACAAGTGGCTGTGTTCCACCTGCAGGAGATAGCAGAGGATGAGCTCGCCAAGGACTGGACCAAGCGGAGGATGAAGGATGACCTGGTGCCCGAGACCAAGCGG CTCAATTACACCCGACCAGGGCTTCCAAAGCTCAACCCCAGGCTGCTGGAGAACTGGAAGAATGAGGTGAAGGAGAAGGGTCGCATCAACTGTCCCAACAAC tgctgtgaagcCATTTACTCCAGTGTCTCGGGGCTGAAAGCTCACCTGGCCAACTGCAACAAG GGGGACCACTCGGTGGGCAAGTactgctgcctcctgtgccAGAAGGAGTTCAGCTCTGAGAGTGGGGTCAAGTACCACATCATCAAGGCTCACTCGGAG AACTGGTTCCGCACGTCCTCCGAGGCcaggagcaggaagaagagcaggGAACAGCTTCCTTCCAGCAACGAGGACAAGAAGCAAAGCACAAACGGGAAGAAAAGGGGCAGGAAACCCAAGGAGAGGCCTCCGGAACCATCCCCAAAGGGCAGGGAGAACCCGGCAGCAAAGACTAACCACAAGAAAGCCCTGGAGCCCTGGGAAGGCTCCAGGGGCAGCCCCGATGGGGACGAGCGTGGCCCTAAGCCCCTGAGCCAGCGCAAGGCAGGAGCCAGCAACTGA